CtaaattcacccttcatttttcatatttttccttctctcttttttaaattcactcttcatttttccatatttttttccttctctctataaattcacccttcatccatatccttctcttttttaaattcacccttcatttttttaaatttttccctTTCCTTTTTACTCACCTTTCATcgctatttttctctctttttctctcatctttttcactcttccttcatttttcatctctttttctttcatcgTATCCGAAAAATGCCCCTCATCAATAAACTCCTCCATGtctttttccaaaacaaaatatcatcacTCCTAAGAACTATTTAGTCGACCTTTTCAACACTAGGATCGGAACCAGTAACTGAAGGACCATTTTCATTCATTGTCCTACACCTCTTCATTTCCATCACCACTCATAATGAAAGCCTGAACAACAGCACCATAGGAAACAACCTCATCAGGGTTGAGGCTCTTGCATGGCTCTTTTCCATTGAAGAAATCCTGCAACAACTGATGAGCTTTAGGAACCCTAATAGAGCCACCAGCCAACACAACATCATAGATACTGTTCTTCTCCATCTCGGCATATGTCAAACGCTTCTCTGCTAACTCCATGCACTTCCTAAACAAATCCATGTTGAGCTCCTCAAACTCTTGAGCTCCTGGACAAAGTGGTTCACCATTCTGTTGTCAAAGTCTTCACTGCCAAGATGAGTGTCTCAGCACTTTCTCTCATTTCAATAAAGACCACAGAGGAGATCTCTTCAGCTGCAAACTGCTTATCCTCATCCTTGTATTGCACAACAATCGTGGGCTC
The Dioscorea cayenensis subsp. rotundata cultivar TDr96_F1 unplaced genomic scaffold, TDr96_F1_v2_PseudoChromosome.rev07_lg8_w22 25.fasta BLBR01002149.1, whole genome shotgun sequence genome window above contains:
- the LOC120257471 gene encoding heat shock cognate 70 kDa protein-like — its product is MPVARSDARRHGEKVASYNLGKHPAQGNPGTKGLETPSSQLSLRDATLGQDGSRTTSFHVAFTDTKRLISDAARNQLAMNSINTAFDANDEPTIVVQYKDEDKQFAAEEISSVVFIEMRERAQEFEELNMDLFRKCMELAEKRLTYAEMEKNSIYDVVLAGGSIRVPKAHQLLQDFFNGKEPCKSLNPDEVVSYGAVVQAFIMSGDGNEEV